One region of Limnospira fusiformis SAG 85.79 genomic DNA includes:
- a CDS encoding RNA polymerase sigma factor SigF, translated as MQTTVSNQLKSESLELLREYQHSPSNSVRNQLVQINIGLVRKEVHHWLNQCTESYDDLLQVGCIGLIRAIERFDMSKGHAFSSFAIPYIRGEIQHYLRDKSPSVRVPRQWLTLLRKATPCIQDLQVKLGRKPTDAEIASALEISVEEWNQVKLASQNRSLLSLDAPIQDEEEGSTSLGDLVPDTRYRSFQLAQEDQIRLQQALGHLEDGTRKVLEFVFLYDLTQKETAEKLGISAVTVSRRVKRGLSLLKTMMNG; from the coding sequence ATGCAGACCACAGTTAGTAACCAACTCAAATCTGAAAGCCTGGAGTTGCTGCGCGAGTACCAGCACTCCCCGTCTAACAGTGTCCGTAATCAACTTGTCCAAATCAACATTGGATTGGTCCGTAAAGAAGTCCACCACTGGCTCAACCAATGTACGGAAAGCTATGATGATTTGTTACAGGTGGGCTGTATTGGCTTGATTAGAGCCATAGAAAGGTTTGATATGTCTAAAGGTCATGCCTTTAGCTCCTTTGCTATTCCCTACATTCGCGGGGAAATTCAGCACTATTTGCGTGATAAGAGTCCCTCCGTCCGAGTTCCCCGTCAGTGGCTAACTCTACTGCGTAAAGCCACCCCATGTATTCAAGATTTACAAGTCAAGTTGGGACGCAAGCCGACCGATGCGGAAATAGCCTCAGCCCTAGAAATTTCTGTAGAGGAATGGAACCAGGTTAAACTTGCTTCCCAAAATAGATCTCTGTTGAGTTTAGACGCCCCCATTCAGGACGAAGAAGAAGGATCAACCAGCCTTGGTGATTTAGTTCCAGATACTCGTTACCGCAGTTTCCAACTAGCCCAAGAAGATCAAATTCGTCTCCAGCAAGCACTGGGACATTTAGAAGACGGGACTCGCAAAGTTTTAGAGTTTGTGTTTCTCTATGACCTCACCCAAAAAGAAACAGCGGAAAAATTGGGAATTAGTGCGGTTACAGTCTCTCGGCGAGTTAAACGGGGTTTAAGCCTGCTCAAAACCATGATGAATGGCTGA
- a CDS encoding type II toxin-antitoxin system HicB family antitoxin — translation MLTYKGYSGQIEVDIENGILFGRVLDIRDTITFQGKTVEEASQAFRDSVDDYLEFCEELGEKPDKPFSGKLPFRTTPDLHRKIFLAAASAGKSINAWMEEVIKDAANRTFQN, via the coding sequence ATGCTGACATATAAGGGTTACAGTGGTCAAATTGAAGTTGATATAGAAAACGGCATCCTGTTTGGTCGCGTCTTGGATATTAGGGATACGATTACTTTTCAGGGAAAAACTGTTGAGGAAGCGAGTCAAGCCTTTCGTGACTCGGTTGATGATTATCTGGAGTTTTGCGAAGAGTTAGGGGAAAAACCTGATAAGCCTTTCTCTGGAAAATTGCCGTTTCGGACGACACCGGATCTACACCGAAAAATTTTTCTGGCGGCGGCTTCGGCGGGAAAAAGCATTAATGCTTGGATGGAAGAGGTTATAAAAGATGCAGCTAATCGTACTTTCCAGAACTAA
- a CDS encoding alpha/beta hydrolase: protein MNNAKIKKWVIGDFSLRRIVTSILAIYIIVGVWAYFKSDRLIFLPRPPSYEKTQDLTFLTTADGVPIAALYLPNPTAKYTILYSHGNAEDLGDIRSRLENLRDIGFSVFAYDYPGYGLSGATPSVAGAYQAIEAAYYHLTQVLQVPPERIIVYGRSVGSGPSTHLAARELVGGLVIESGFISTFRVVTRIPIFPFDRFPNLANLQNVEVPVLIIHGDRDRVIPFDHGQRLYYGFDGPRMSLWVEGAGHNDLLEVAGDRYGSTLLKFAEMLSKKSDD from the coding sequence ATGAATAATGCCAAAATCAAAAAATGGGTTATTGGAGACTTTTCTCTGCGCCGGATAGTTACTTCAATCTTGGCGATTTATATAATAGTGGGTGTTTGGGCATATTTTAAAAGCGATCGCCTGATTTTTTTGCCTCGTCCCCCCAGTTATGAGAAAACCCAGGATCTCACTTTCCTGACGACCGCTGACGGAGTACCCATTGCTGCTTTGTATCTTCCCAATCCCACCGCTAAGTATACCATTCTCTACAGCCACGGTAATGCTGAAGATTTGGGGGATATTCGGTCTCGCCTGGAAAATCTACGGGATATCGGTTTTTCTGTATTCGCCTATGACTATCCCGGTTATGGGCTTAGTGGCGCCACACCCTCGGTGGCGGGCGCTTATCAAGCCATAGAAGCCGCTTATTACCATCTTACCCAAGTTTTACAGGTTCCCCCTGAGCGTATTATTGTCTACGGGCGATCGGTCGGTAGTGGTCCCTCAACCCACCTGGCGGCGCGGGAATTAGTGGGGGGGTTGGTGATTGAAAGTGGTTTTATTAGTACATTCCGGGTGGTAACGCGGATTCCTATTTTTCCTTTTGACCGTTTCCCCAATTTGGCTAATCTTCAAAATGTCGAGGTTCCGGTTTTGATTATACATGGCGATCGCGATCGGGTGATTCCCTTTGACCACGGACAGAGGCTTTATTATGGTTTTGACGGCCCGAGAATGTCTCTCTGGGTTGAGGGGGCTGGTCATAATGATTTGCTGGAGGTCGCTGGCGATCGCTATGGGTCAACCTTGCTCAAATTTGCCGAAATGTTATCCAAAAAATCAGATGATTAA
- the gcvH gene encoding glycine cleavage system protein GcvH, with amino-acid sequence MTMEFPDDLKYLDSHEYVRLDGEIATIGISAFAVDQLGDIVFLELPDVNDALEKGETFGNVESVKAVEELKAPVSGTVVERNDAIVEAPEELADDPYGEGWLLKVRIGDESDLDDALSADEYRALVEGE; translated from the coding sequence ATGACCATGGAATTTCCCGACGACCTCAAATATTTAGATAGCCACGAGTATGTGCGTCTTGATGGCGAAATTGCTACCATTGGTATTAGCGCCTTCGCCGTTGACCAATTAGGTGATATTGTGTTCTTAGAATTGCCCGATGTCAATGATGCCTTAGAGAAAGGCGAAACCTTTGGTAATGTGGAATCGGTCAAAGCCGTTGAGGAACTCAAGGCTCCCGTTAGTGGTACAGTTGTGGAACGTAATGATGCGATCGTAGAAGCACCGGAAGAATTAGCCGATGACCCCTATGGAGAAGGCTGGCTGCTGAAAGTCCGCATAGGCGATGAATCAGACCTTGATGATGCCCTATCTGCTGATGAATATAGGGCCTTAGTCGAAGGGGAATGA
- a CDS encoding SH3 domain-containing protein yields MSKWRRIGIGLLFLGVVSLLTISHSVAVARESIWQRYRDESSSQTQADQRSIARVCIVADPTDTPLNVRATPRGRIIGSLPDGVEVEVWERSPDGKWVYIYTPVMEGYVWENYLKC; encoded by the coding sequence ATGAGTAAATGGCGGCGGATTGGAATAGGATTATTATTTTTAGGGGTTGTTTCTCTGCTGACTATTAGCCATAGTGTGGCGGTAGCCAGAGAGTCGATTTGGCAAAGGTATCGGGATGAAAGCAGTAGCCAGACACAAGCAGATCAGAGGTCAATCGCCCGCGTCTGTATTGTCGCTGATCCGACTGATACTCCCCTGAATGTTCGGGCTACCCCTCGTGGTAGAATTATTGGCAGTCTCCCGGATGGTGTTGAGGTGGAAGTGTGGGAACGATCGCCTGATGGTAAGTGGGTTTATATCTATACCCCTGTCATGGAAGGATATGTTTGGGAAAATTACCTAAAATGCTAG
- the egtC gene encoding ergothioneine biosynthesis protein EgtC, with translation MCRLLGYIGSPIQLEQILCKPEHSLIVQSYQPKEMREALLNADGFGIGWYHPTADTEPYRYRNIQPIWSDLNLTPLSRYIESGRILAYVRSATPGQAVNLNNCQPFQSGKLMFIHNGYIQDFRETLYKPIRDRLTDTSYRSIEGNTDSEHLFALFKDSLQSQGIAGIISALEQTLYTINKIAHTMQVRVLANMIICDGKQIVASRYAVAGIPPSLYWLKNHPNFPESVIIASEPLFPGKWHLCPEQSIISVGEDCDIHIHPLTQTDHLSRPA, from the coding sequence ATGTGTCGTTTACTGGGCTATATCGGATCTCCGATTCAACTTGAACAAATTTTGTGCAAGCCTGAACATTCCTTAATTGTGCAAAGTTACCAACCCAAGGAAATGCGGGAAGCCTTGCTAAATGCCGATGGTTTTGGGATTGGTTGGTATCATCCCACCGCCGACACCGAACCCTATCGATATCGTAATATTCAGCCAATTTGGAGTGATTTAAACTTAACTCCTCTCAGTCGCTATATTGAGTCAGGGCGAATTTTAGCTTATGTTCGCAGCGCCACTCCTGGTCAAGCCGTCAACTTGAATAACTGTCAACCTTTCCAGTCAGGAAAACTGATGTTTATCCATAATGGTTATATTCAGGATTTCCGAGAAACTCTATATAAACCCATTCGCGATCGCCTCACAGATACAAGCTATCGTTCCATAGAAGGAAACACCGACTCAGAGCATTTATTTGCCCTGTTTAAAGATAGCCTACAAAGTCAAGGAATAGCTGGCATAATATCCGCCTTAGAACAAACATTATATACCATTAACAAAATCGCCCATACAATGCAGGTGCGAGTTCTGGCTAATATGATTATTTGTGATGGAAAGCAAATCGTAGCTTCCCGCTATGCTGTAGCAGGTATTCCTCCCAGTCTTTACTGGTTAAAGAATCATCCCAACTTCCCAGAATCAGTTATCATTGCTTCGGAACCTTTATTTCCAGGAAAGTGGCATCTTTGCCCAGAACAAAGTATAATTAGCGTCGGAGAAGATTGTGATATCCATATCCACCCCCTCACTCAAACAGACCATTTATCACGCCCTGCATGA
- the pirA gene encoding arginine synthesis PII-interacting regulator PirA: MNKDFRKEVNQLSQTHRANIQKRLEYRLEVARAKGDENLVRMLEAEMRQM; this comes from the coding sequence ATGAACAAAGATTTTAGAAAAGAAGTCAACCAGCTATCCCAAACCCATCGCGCTAACATCCAAAAACGTCTGGAATATAGACTTGAGGTAGCTAGAGCCAAGGGAGATGAAAATTTAGTCCGAATGCTTGAAGCTGAAATGCGCCAAATGTAG
- the egtB gene encoding ergothioneine biosynthesis protein EgtB, with protein MISISTPSLKQTIYHALHECRLGTLKLIERIDRETLCAQPHPDFSPVGWHLGHIAFTEAYWLLEECAGHQPLYPEYRQLFTADGLPKNQRVQLPSLEFILEYLSLVRTQVIKYLETAPIETQERLWRFIVQHESQHGETIAIVLQLYRFEVQNSNFSLFSDVPMLSVSEVEIPAGELTMGNQAIDAMDNERRLHSCYLDQYWIDTYPVTCGQYRQFIEAGGYHKAKWWSNDGWEWLKHNHYQQPLYWTDNPSLDNHPVCGVSWYEAEAYCNFVGKRLPTEAEWEKAASWDREAGKKRTYPWGEEPPTPENCNCNSLGKNITNQPLTTPVDRYSSGVSAAGVYDLLGNVWEWTSSNFMGYEGFEFYPYRGYSETYFDNQHKVLRGGSWITRPWAMRCSFRNWYYPHVREIFAGFRCARSNN; from the coding sequence GTGATATCCATATCCACCCCCTCACTCAAACAGACCATTTATCACGCCCTGCATGAATGCCGTCTCGGCACCTTAAAACTCATTGAAAGAATTGATCGAGAAACCCTCTGTGCCCAGCCTCACCCAGACTTTAGCCCTGTAGGTTGGCATTTAGGGCATATAGCCTTTACCGAAGCCTATTGGCTATTAGAAGAATGTGCCGGCCATCAACCATTATATCCAGAATATAGGCAACTTTTCACCGCTGATGGTCTCCCCAAAAATCAACGAGTTCAGCTTCCTTCCCTAGAGTTTATTTTAGAGTATTTATCCTTGGTGAGAACCCAAGTTATCAAATACTTAGAAACCGCACCGATAGAAACACAGGAAAGGCTATGGCGGTTTATTGTCCAACATGAATCGCAACACGGAGAAACCATCGCCATAGTCCTACAATTATATAGATTTGAGGTACAAAACAGCAATTTTTCCCTATTTTCTGATGTTCCTATGTTGTCAGTTTCCGAGGTCGAAATACCCGCCGGAGAGTTGACCATGGGAAATCAAGCCATTGACGCAATGGATAATGAACGCCGCCTTCATAGTTGTTATTTAGATCAATATTGGATTGATACTTACCCCGTCACCTGCGGTCAATATCGCCAATTTATCGAGGCGGGAGGCTATCATAAAGCTAAATGGTGGTCTAATGATGGTTGGGAGTGGCTTAAACATAACCATTACCAACAACCTCTTTATTGGACTGATAACCCCAGTTTAGATAATCACCCCGTTTGTGGTGTGAGTTGGTATGAAGCCGAAGCCTATTGTAATTTTGTCGGGAAGAGACTTCCCACAGAAGCCGAGTGGGAAAAAGCCGCTAGTTGGGATAGGGAAGCTGGAAAAAAACGCACTTATCCTTGGGGTGAAGAACCCCCTACACCCGAAAATTGTAACTGTAACTCCCTGGGAAAAAATATTACTAATCAACCCCTAACTACCCCCGTGGATAGGTATTCTTCAGGAGTTAGCGCCGCTGGAGTTTATGATTTATTGGGTAATGTGTGGGAGTGGACTAGCAGTAATTTTATGGGTTATGAAGGATTTGAGTTTTATCCCTATCGTGGTTATTCCGAAACTTATTTTGATAACCAACATAAAGTTTTGCGCGGTGGTAGTTGGATAACTCGTCCCTGGGCTATGCGTTGCAGTTTTCGCAATTGGTATTATCCCCATGTCCGCGAAATTTTTGCCGGGTTTCGTTGCGCCAGAAGCAATAATTGA
- a CDS encoding type II toxin-antitoxin system HicA family toxin, whose product MQTLPPKTNQYRELQVVGGLNGKHRRTFKAIYTNPVRSDIVWTDVESLFIALGAIAREGRGSRVRVALNGVKAVFHEPHPEKEMGKGAVKSVREFLENAGVAPMSD is encoded by the coding sequence ATGCAGACACTTCCTCCAAAGACTAATCAATATCGAGAACTCCAAGTGGTAGGTGGGTTAAATGGGAAACATCGTCGCACTTTTAAGGCAATTTACACAAACCCGGTTCGGTCAGATATTGTCTGGACTGATGTTGAAAGTCTGTTTATAGCGCTGGGCGCGATCGCCCGCGAAGGGAGAGGATCTCGGGTACGGGTGGCCTTGAACGGTGTCAAAGCTGTTTTTCACGAACCACACCCGGAAAAAGAGATGGGTAAGGGTGCTGTTAAAAGCGTCCGGGAATTTTTAGAAAACGCGGGAGTTGCCCCCATGTCTGACTAA
- a CDS encoding cupin-like domain-containing protein, which yields MNQPEIKQITLPPLNITIHADQKVSLEWLHQQPLPVNNQPPLPKLSDHWQQWIAVNKLLEFPDHVLVEKMVEQGIDVKLALEAVNQATNHPYLQAGKQFVQLLQKVESMLTIQSQLASLSEASPSIDRKPWVSRSEFLESYYSRNTPLILTDIIKNWRALELWTPEYLKQNYGQAMVEIQAGREADPDYEINLQRHQKTVRFADYIDWVVSGKQTNDYYMVANNRNLDRPELKGLLNDLEIFTEYLDPTQTSGCIFFWYGPAGTVTPLHHDPVNLLLAQVSGRKLIRIIPPYQTPFLYNHIGVFSEVDLENPDYQKYPLFQNVIPIEFILEPGEAIFIPVGWWHHVRSLEPSISVSMTNFVFPNTYEWKYPQVKR from the coding sequence ATGAATCAACCGGAAATTAAACAAATTACCTTACCTCCCCTTAATATCACCATACACGCCGACCAAAAAGTTAGCTTAGAGTGGCTGCATCAACAGCCTCTTCCCGTCAATAATCAACCCCCATTACCCAAATTATCTGACCATTGGCAACAGTGGATAGCCGTCAATAAACTCCTGGAATTTCCCGATCATGTTTTAGTCGAGAAAATGGTAGAACAAGGCATCGACGTAAAACTAGCTTTAGAGGCAGTTAACCAAGCCACCAATCACCCATATTTACAAGCCGGAAAGCAGTTTGTGCAACTCTTGCAAAAAGTCGAGTCAATGCTGACCATTCAGAGTCAATTAGCGTCTCTTTCAGAAGCATCTCCAAGCATTGATCGCAAACCCTGGGTATCTCGGTCGGAATTTTTGGAGAGTTACTATTCCCGAAATACCCCCTTAATTTTAACTGATATTATCAAAAACTGGCGGGCATTAGAATTATGGACTCCAGAATATCTTAAACAGAATTATGGACAAGCCATGGTCGAAATTCAAGCAGGAAGAGAAGCCGACCCCGACTATGAAATCAACCTACAGCGCCATCAAAAAACTGTGCGATTTGCTGATTATATTGATTGGGTTGTTTCCGGTAAACAAACCAACGACTACTATATGGTCGCTAATAATAGAAACTTAGACCGTCCTGAACTTAAAGGATTGTTAAATGACCTGGAAATATTCACAGAGTATTTAGACCCGACACAAACATCAGGTTGTATCTTCTTCTGGTATGGACCAGCCGGAACTGTTACCCCCTTGCATCACGACCCAGTTAATTTATTATTAGCGCAAGTTTCTGGTCGTAAATTAATCAGAATTATTCCTCCCTATCAAACACCGTTTTTGTATAACCATATAGGGGTTTTCAGCGAAGTAGATTTAGAAAATCCTGACTATCAGAAATATCCATTATTTCAAAATGTGATCCCCATTGAATTTATTTTAGAACCCGGAGAGGCAATTTTTATTCCCGTGGGTTGGTGGCATCATGTTCGGTCTTTAGAACCCAGTATCTCCGTTTCTATGACCAACTTTGTGTTCCCCAATACATACGAATGGAAATATCCACAAGTCAAGCGATAG